The Kitasatospora sp. NBC_00374 genome has a segment encoding these proteins:
- the hpnH gene encoding adenosyl-hopene transferase HpnH, whose translation MAMPLRQTIRVGTYLMQQKIKRRDKFPLIVELEPLYACNLACEGCGKIQHPAGVLKQRMPVAQAVGAVLESGAPMVSIAGGEPLMHPQIDEIVRQLVARRKYVFLCTNALLMRKKLDRFTPSPYFTFTVHIDGLRERHDASVAKEGTFDEAVEAIKEAKRRGFRVTTNSTFFNTDTPQTIIEVLDYLNDELHVDEMMISPAYAYEKAPDQEHFLGVAQTRELFKKAFAGGNRLRWRLNHSPLFLDFLEGKVDFECTAWGIPNYSLFGWQRPCYLMADGYVPTYRELIEKTDWAKYGRGKDPRCENCMAHCGYEPTAVLATMGSLKESLRAMRETLAANRSG comes from the coding sequence ATGGCCATGCCGCTGCGTCAGACCATCCGGGTCGGCACCTACCTCATGCAGCAGAAGATCAAGCGGCGGGACAAGTTCCCGCTGATCGTGGAGCTGGAACCGCTCTACGCCTGCAACCTGGCCTGCGAGGGCTGCGGCAAGATCCAGCACCCGGCCGGCGTGCTCAAGCAGAGAATGCCCGTCGCCCAGGCGGTCGGCGCGGTCCTGGAATCCGGCGCCCCGATGGTCTCCATCGCCGGCGGCGAGCCGCTGATGCACCCCCAGATCGACGAGATCGTCCGCCAGCTGGTGGCCCGCCGCAAGTACGTCTTCCTGTGCACCAACGCCCTGCTGATGCGCAAGAAGCTGGACAGGTTCACGCCCTCGCCGTACTTCACGTTCACCGTGCACATCGACGGGCTGCGCGAGCGCCACGACGCCTCGGTCGCCAAGGAGGGCACCTTCGACGAGGCGGTGGAGGCGATCAAGGAGGCCAAGCGGCGCGGCTTCCGGGTCACCACCAACTCCACGTTCTTCAACACCGACACCCCGCAGACCATCATCGAGGTGCTCGACTACCTCAACGACGAGCTGCACGTCGACGAGATGATGATCTCCCCGGCGTACGCCTACGAGAAGGCCCCCGACCAGGAGCACTTCCTCGGCGTCGCACAGACCAGGGAACTGTTCAAGAAGGCCTTCGCCGGCGGCAACCGGCTGCGCTGGCGGCTCAACCACAGCCCGCTCTTCCTGGACTTCCTGGAGGGCAAGGTCGACTTCGAGTGCACCGCCTGGGGCATCCCGAACTACTCGCTGTTCGGCTGGCAGCGCCCCTGCTACCTGATGGCCGACGGCTACGTGCCGACCTACCGCGAGCTGATCGAGAAGACCGACTGGGCCAAGTACGGCCGCGGCAAGGACCCGCGCTGCGAGAACTGCATGGCGCACTGCGGCTACGAGCCGACCGCCGTCCTCGCGACCATGGGCTCGCTCAAGGAGTCCCTGCGCGCCATGCGCGAGACCCTCGCCGCCAACCGGAGCGGCTGA
- a CDS encoding 1-hydroxy-2-methyl-2-butenyl 4-diphosphate reductase, which produces MTEGPLLVLCALGPELWALRGGDWTGAHGGPPVLARTGMGRRRAGRSAARLLTGEGYGALVVAGFGASVASGVHPGEVIVADAVRDTDGRRFELDSAPALAQALRARGLTAHTGLHHTADQVVRGARRAELHAGGALAVDMEAAAVLAARAELRPGLPAAVLRIVVDTPERELIRPGTLPAGLRAWRTLRAAVPALTAWHAATGGPHPAPTPLPPHPQPSTLPQEAS; this is translated from the coding sequence ATGACCGAAGGCCCGCTACTGGTGCTGTGCGCGCTCGGCCCGGAGCTCTGGGCCCTGCGCGGCGGCGACTGGACGGGCGCCCACGGCGGCCCGCCGGTCCTCGCCCGGACCGGCATGGGCCGCCGCCGGGCCGGCCGCAGCGCCGCCCGGCTGCTGACCGGCGAGGGCTACGGCGCCCTGGTGGTGGCCGGTTTCGGCGCCTCGGTGGCGTCCGGTGTCCACCCCGGCGAGGTGATCGTCGCCGACGCCGTCCGCGACACCGACGGCCGGCGCTTCGAGCTGGACTCGGCCCCGGCGCTGGCCCAGGCCCTGCGGGCCCGCGGGCTCACCGCGCACACCGGCCTGCACCACACCGCGGACCAGGTGGTCCGCGGTGCCCGGCGGGCAGAGCTGCACGCCGGGGGCGCACTGGCCGTCGACATGGAGGCGGCCGCCGTCCTCGCCGCCCGGGCCGAGCTGCGGCCCGGGCTGCCGGCCGCCGTACTGCGGATCGTGGTCGACACCCCCGAACGCGAGCTGATCCGCCCGGGCACCCTCCCGGCGGGGCTGCGCGCCTGGCGCACCCTGCGCGCCGCCGTACCGGCGCTCACCGCCTGGCACGCGGCCACGGGCGGGCCGCACCCCGCCCCCACCCCCCTCCCGCCCCACCCACAGCCCTCGACGCTCCCTCAGGAGGCGAGCTAG
- the shc gene encoding squalene--hopene cyclase yields the protein MQVPTGPNDSSPAAAALARATAHLLSLQDTEGWWKGDLETNVTMDAEDLLLRQFLGIRTEEQTAAGAAWIRSQQRPDGTWATFHGGPPELSATVEAYVALRLAGDTPEAAHMRAAAEFVRARGGIAATRVFTRIWLALFGWWPWEELPELPPELIFLPSWAPLNIYDFGCWARQTIVPLTVVSANRPVRPAPFALTELHTDPADPHPARPLAPAHTWDGLFQRLDRLMHVYHRYALRPLRRLALARAGRWITERQEADGCWGGIQPPAVYSLIALHLLGYPLDHPVMKAGLASFDGFTVHTEDGRRWMEACQSPVWDTCLAAIALRDAGLPADHPALVDAADWMLGEEITVKGDWSVKRPGLAPGGWAFEFHNDTYPDIDDTAEVVLALRRIAHPDTERLAGAVRRGVEWNLGMQSRNGAWGAFDVDNTSRLPNKLPFCDFGEVIDPPSADVTAHVVEMLAEVGLAHDRRTRRGIAWLLANQEPDGSWFGRWGTNYVYGTGSVVPALIAAGLTPSHPAVRRAVRWLEDRQNPDGGWGEDMRSYEDPAGWAGRGESTASQTAWALMALLAGGEDGEAVERGVRWLVDTQLPEGTWDEPQFTGTGFPWDFSINYHLYRLVFPVTALGRYVNGTPLGGGRR from the coding sequence GTGCAGGTCCCGACCGGACCAAACGATTCTTCACCGGCCGCGGCCGCTCTGGCCCGGGCCACCGCCCACCTGCTCTCCCTTCAGGACACCGAGGGCTGGTGGAAGGGCGACCTGGAGACCAACGTCACCATGGATGCCGAGGACCTGTTACTGCGACAGTTCCTCGGCATCCGGACGGAGGAGCAGACCGCCGCGGGCGCCGCCTGGATCCGCTCCCAACAGCGCCCGGACGGCACCTGGGCCACCTTCCACGGCGGCCCGCCCGAACTGTCCGCCACGGTCGAGGCGTACGTCGCGCTGCGCCTGGCCGGGGACACCCCCGAGGCCGCCCACATGCGGGCCGCCGCCGAGTTCGTCCGCGCCCGCGGCGGCATCGCCGCGACGCGGGTCTTCACCCGGATCTGGCTCGCCCTGTTCGGCTGGTGGCCGTGGGAGGAACTCCCCGAGCTGCCCCCCGAGCTGATCTTCCTGCCCAGCTGGGCACCGCTGAACATCTACGACTTCGGCTGCTGGGCCCGGCAGACCATCGTGCCGCTGACGGTGGTCTCCGCCAACCGCCCGGTCAGGCCGGCCCCCTTCGCACTCACCGAGCTGCACACCGACCCGGCCGACCCGCACCCCGCCCGGCCGCTGGCCCCCGCCCACACCTGGGACGGCCTCTTCCAGCGTCTCGACCGGCTGATGCACGTCTACCACCGCTACGCCCTGCGCCCGCTGCGCAGACTGGCGCTCGCCAGAGCCGGCCGGTGGATCACCGAGCGGCAGGAGGCCGACGGCTGCTGGGGCGGCATCCAACCGCCCGCCGTCTACTCGCTGATCGCCCTGCACCTGCTCGGCTACCCGCTCGACCACCCGGTGATGAAGGCCGGGCTGGCCTCCTTCGACGGCTTCACCGTGCACACCGAGGACGGCCGGCGCTGGATGGAGGCCTGTCAGTCCCCGGTCTGGGACACCTGCCTGGCCGCCATCGCCCTGCGCGACGCCGGCCTGCCCGCCGACCACCCGGCCCTGGTCGACGCCGCCGACTGGATGCTCGGCGAGGAGATCACCGTCAAGGGCGACTGGTCGGTCAAACGCCCCGGACTCGCCCCCGGCGGCTGGGCGTTCGAGTTCCACAACGACACCTACCCCGACATCGACGACACGGCCGAGGTGGTGCTGGCCCTGCGCCGGATCGCCCACCCCGACACCGAGCGGCTGGCCGGCGCGGTGCGCCGCGGCGTCGAGTGGAACCTCGGCATGCAGTCGAGGAACGGCGCCTGGGGCGCCTTCGACGTCGACAACACCAGCCGGCTCCCGAACAAGCTGCCGTTCTGCGACTTCGGCGAGGTGATCGACCCGCCCTCCGCCGACGTCACCGCCCACGTGGTCGAGATGCTGGCCGAGGTCGGCCTCGCCCACGACCGGCGCACCCGGCGGGGCATCGCCTGGCTGCTGGCGAACCAGGAGCCCGACGGCTCCTGGTTCGGCCGCTGGGGCACCAACTACGTCTACGGCACCGGCTCGGTGGTGCCGGCCCTGATCGCGGCCGGACTCACCCCCAGCCACCCGGCGGTCCGTCGGGCCGTCCGGTGGCTGGAGGACCGGCAGAACCCGGACGGCGGCTGGGGCGAGGACATGCGCTCGTACGAGGACCCGGCCGGCTGGGCCGGGCGCGGCGAGTCCACCGCCTCGCAGACCGCCTGGGCGCTGATGGCCCTGCTGGCGGGCGGCGAGGACGGCGAGGCCGTCGAACGCGGGGTGCGCTGGCTGGTGGACACCCAGCTGCCGGAGGGAACCTGGGACGAGCCGCAGTTCACCGGCACCGGCTTCCCCTGGGACTTCTCGATCAACTACCACCTGTACCGGCTGGTCTTCCCAGTGACCGCGCTCGGCCGGTACGTCAACGGCACCCCCCTGGGCGGAGGCAGACGATGA
- a CDS encoding polyprenyl synthetase family protein, whose translation MEARTGSIGQAAGSAPVKDAPSVVELLARGRSLCTPPLRSTVARLAAPMDTVAAYHFGWIDRDGRPAAGDGGKAVRPALALLSAEAAGAPAEYGVPGGVSVELVHNFSLLHDDLMDGDEFRRHRATAWTVFGPAQAILVGDALATLGTEVLLDAAVTGKATATDAARAVRLVTTATRKLIDGQAQDLSFEHRDVVTVEECLEMEGNKTGALLAASAAVGAVLAGADDRVSDALQRYGHHLGLAFQAVDDLLGIWGATEVTGKPHWGDLRQRKKSLPVAAALADGGEASRLLAEQLADPKGRGEESEPVLAARAALIEQAGGRAWTQDEARRQYETALAALDEVPMAHTVREHFVALAEFVVVRER comes from the coding sequence GTGGAGGCACGCACCGGCTCGATCGGTCAGGCGGCGGGGTCCGCACCGGTCAAGGACGCCCCTTCGGTGGTCGAGCTGCTGGCCCGCGGCCGGAGCCTGTGCACCCCGCCGCTGCGCTCCACCGTCGCCCGTTTGGCCGCACCGATGGACACCGTCGCGGCGTACCACTTCGGCTGGATCGACCGGGACGGCCGACCGGCCGCCGGGGACGGCGGCAAGGCCGTGCGCCCCGCGCTGGCCCTGCTGTCGGCCGAGGCGGCCGGGGCTCCGGCGGAGTACGGGGTGCCCGGTGGCGTCTCCGTTGAGCTGGTGCACAACTTTTCGCTGCTCCATGATGATCTGATGGACGGTGACGAGTTCCGGCGGCACCGGGCGACGGCGTGGACGGTCTTCGGCCCGGCCCAGGCGATCCTGGTCGGCGACGCGCTGGCCACGCTGGGCACCGAGGTGCTGCTGGACGCCGCGGTCACCGGGAAGGCCACCGCCACCGACGCCGCCCGCGCCGTACGCCTGGTCACCACCGCCACCCGCAAGCTGATCGACGGCCAGGCCCAGGACCTCTCCTTCGAGCACCGCGACGTGGTCACCGTCGAGGAGTGCCTGGAGATGGAGGGCAACAAGACCGGCGCCCTGCTCGCCGCCTCCGCCGCCGTCGGCGCGGTGCTGGCCGGCGCGGACGACCGGGTCTCGGACGCGCTCCAGCGCTACGGTCACCACCTGGGCCTCGCCTTCCAGGCCGTCGACGACCTGCTCGGCATCTGGGGCGCCACCGAGGTCACCGGCAAGCCGCACTGGGGCGACCTTCGCCAGCGCAAGAAGTCGCTGCCGGTGGCCGCCGCGCTGGCCGACGGCGGCGAGGCCTCCCGGCTGCTGGCCGAGCAGCTCGCCGACCCCAAGGGCCGGGGCGAGGAGAGCGAGCCGGTGCTCGCCGCCCGCGCGGCCCTGATCGAACAGGCCGGCGGCCGCGCCTGGACCCAGGACGAGGCCCGCCGCCAGTACGAGACAGCCCTCGCCGCTCTGGACGAGGTGCCGATGGCCCACACGGTGCGCGAGCACTTCGTGGCACTCGCCGAATTCGTGGTGGTACGAGAGAGGTGA
- the hpnE gene encoding hydroxysqualene dehydroxylase HpnE: MSARVPAPQPSALVVGGGLAGITAALRLAEAGRRVTLLEARPRLGGLAFSFRRGELTVDNGQHVFLRCCTAYRGLIDRLGAGRLVDLQPRLDVPVLGVGADGSRTLGRLKRAGLPVPLHLAGSLAGYPHLGPADRLRVVRAALALKALDLADPALDRISFGDWLRRHGQTPATLAAMWDLVGVATLNATADQTSLALAAMVFKTGLLSDPGASDIGMANVPLGAIHHDAALAELERAGVRVLLRARAAELKPADQHAVRLESGELLTADTVVLAGAQDAAAALLPPGAIEAQHRLTELGTAPILNVHVVYDRKLLRKPFFAALGSPVQWVFDRTAHSGLAVPGAQYLALSQSAVQDEIDLPVAELRERYLPELERLLPAARGARVLDFFVTRERTATFDPAPGTAALRPAARTDLPGVLLAGSWTATGWPATMESAVRSGHAAADAALAGSTPPGAGRLPVDRGDGRWPR, from the coding sequence ATGTCGGCACGGGTTCCGGCTCCACAGCCCTCCGCCCTGGTGGTCGGCGGCGGGCTGGCGGGCATCACCGCCGCGCTGCGGCTGGCCGAGGCCGGCCGCCGGGTCACCCTGCTGGAGGCCCGGCCCCGGCTCGGCGGGCTGGCCTTCTCGTTCCGCCGCGGTGAGCTGACCGTCGACAACGGGCAGCACGTCTTCCTCCGCTGCTGCACCGCCTACCGGGGACTGATCGACCGGCTGGGTGCGGGCCGTCTGGTGGATCTTCAGCCGCGCCTGGACGTCCCGGTGCTCGGCGTCGGCGCCGACGGCTCGCGGACCCTCGGCCGGCTGAAGCGGGCCGGCCTGCCCGTCCCGCTGCACCTGGCCGGCAGCCTCGCCGGTTACCCGCACCTCGGCCCGGCCGACCGCCTGCGGGTCGTCCGGGCCGCGCTCGCCCTCAAGGCCCTCGACCTGGCCGACCCGGCGCTGGACCGGATCTCGTTCGGTGACTGGCTGCGCCGGCACGGCCAGACCCCGGCCACCCTGGCCGCGATGTGGGACCTGGTCGGCGTCGCCACCCTGAACGCCACCGCCGACCAGACCTCGCTGGCACTGGCCGCCATGGTCTTCAAGACCGGCCTGCTCTCCGACCCGGGCGCCTCCGACATCGGCATGGCGAACGTCCCGCTCGGCGCGATCCACCACGACGCGGCCCTCGCCGAGCTGGAGCGGGCCGGCGTACGGGTGCTGCTTCGGGCGCGCGCCGCCGAACTCAAGCCTGCGGACCAGCACGCCGTGCGCCTGGAGAGCGGCGAGCTGCTCACCGCCGACACGGTGGTGCTGGCCGGCGCCCAGGACGCCGCGGCGGCCCTGCTGCCGCCCGGTGCGATCGAGGCGCAGCACCGGCTCACCGAGCTCGGCACCGCGCCGATCCTCAACGTGCACGTGGTCTACGACCGCAAGCTGCTGCGCAAGCCGTTCTTCGCCGCGCTCGGCTCCCCGGTCCAGTGGGTGTTCGACCGGACGGCCCACTCGGGCCTCGCGGTGCCCGGAGCCCAGTACCTGGCGCTGTCCCAGTCGGCCGTCCAGGACGAGATCGACCTGCCGGTGGCCGAGCTGCGCGAGCGCTACCTGCCCGAGCTGGAACGCCTGCTGCCGGCCGCACGCGGGGCCCGGGTGCTGGACTTCTTCGTGACGAGGGAGCGCACCGCGACCTTCGACCCGGCCCCGGGCACCGCCGCCCTGCGGCCCGCCGCGCGGACCGACCTGCCGGGCGTGCTGCTCGCCGGGTCGTGGACGGCCACCGGGTGGCCCGCGACCATGGAGAGCGCCGTCCGCAGCGGCCACGCCGCGGCCGACGCCGCGCTGGCCGGATCCACGCCGCCCGGGGCCGGCCGGCTGCCGGTCGACCGCGGCGACGGGCGGTGGCCGCGGTGA
- the hpnD gene encoding presqualene diphosphate synthase HpnD — MAAYRYCEAVTALQARNFSYGIRLLPESKRLAMSALYALARRVDDIGDGELPPERKTEQLGQTRALLDQIRAGAVSEEDTDPIKVALADAARRFPIPLGGFDELIDGVEMDLKGVEYQTFDDLKTYCRCVAGSIGRLSLGVYGCEDPELGERYADTLGLALQLTNILRDLREDALNGRTYLPSEDLARFGCEQGFALPELPASADFTGLVAFEAERAQRAFEEGLRLLPMLDRRSRACTAAMAGIYHRLLGRIAAEPESVLRGRVSLPGWQKAYVALSGLAGGRS; from the coding sequence ATGGCCGCCTATCGGTACTGCGAGGCGGTCACCGCCCTGCAGGCCCGCAACTTCAGCTACGGCATCCGGCTGCTGCCCGAGTCCAAGCGGCTCGCCATGTCGGCGCTGTACGCGCTGGCCCGCCGGGTCGACGACATCGGGGACGGCGAGCTGCCGCCCGAGCGCAAGACCGAACAGCTCGGGCAGACCCGGGCCCTGCTGGACCAGATCAGGGCCGGCGCGGTCTCCGAGGAGGACACCGACCCGATCAAGGTCGCGCTGGCCGACGCGGCCCGGCGCTTCCCGATCCCGCTCGGCGGCTTCGACGAGCTGATCGACGGTGTCGAGATGGACCTCAAGGGCGTCGAGTACCAGACCTTCGACGACCTCAAGACCTACTGCCGCTGCGTGGCCGGCTCGATCGGCCGGCTCTCGCTCGGCGTGTACGGCTGCGAGGACCCGGAGCTCGGCGAGCGCTACGCCGACACCCTGGGGCTGGCCCTGCAGCTCACCAACATCCTGCGCGACCTGCGCGAGGACGCCCTCAACGGCCGCACCTACCTGCCCTCCGAGGACCTGGCCCGGTTCGGCTGCGAGCAGGGTTTCGCACTGCCCGAGCTGCCCGCCTCGGCCGACTTCACCGGGCTGGTCGCGTTCGAGGCGGAGCGCGCCCAGCGGGCGTTCGAGGAGGGCCTGCGGCTGCTGCCGATGCTCGACCGCCGCAGCCGGGCCTGCACCGCCGCGATGGCCGGGATCTACCACCGGCTGCTCGGCCGGATCGCCGCCGAGCCGGAGTCGGTGCTGCGCGGCCGGGTCTCGCTGCCCGGCTGGCAGAAGGCATACGTGGCACTGTCCGGGCTCGCCGGAGGGCGTTCTTGA
- the hpnC gene encoding squalene synthase HpnC has protein sequence MADGTLGKADLENFPVAPGFLPAAWRADLMAVYGFARLVDDAGDGDLADPAGTARLLGVESAPADLGFRPALLDGLERDLDRVFESALRPDRDAGPRHPLMRALVPVVDRHGLTPEPFRRLIEANRVDQTATRYPTYRDLLDYCTLSADPVGRLVLAIAGRSTPDRITRSDQICTALQIIEHLQDVAEDLGRGRIYLPAEDLARFQVTEADLAAPTAGPRVRELIAFEAARARTLLDHGAPLVGTVRGRLRLLLAGFTAGGYAALSAIEAAGYDVLAQQAKPDKRRLAVKAAALFAKGR, from the coding sequence GTGGCGGACGGCACCCTCGGCAAGGCCGACCTGGAGAACTTCCCGGTGGCCCCGGGCTTCCTGCCCGCGGCCTGGCGCGCCGACCTGATGGCGGTCTACGGCTTCGCCCGCCTGGTCGACGACGCCGGCGACGGCGACCTCGCCGACCCGGCCGGGACGGCCCGCCTGCTGGGCGTGGAGAGCGCTCCCGCGGACCTCGGCTTCCGGCCGGCCCTGCTGGACGGCCTGGAGCGCGATCTGGACCGCGTCTTCGAGTCCGCCCTGCGCCCGGACCGGGACGCCGGGCCGCGCCACCCGCTGATGCGCGCCCTCGTCCCGGTCGTGGACCGGCACGGACTGACCCCCGAGCCGTTCCGCCGTCTGATCGAGGCCAACCGGGTGGACCAGACCGCCACCCGCTACCCGACCTACCGGGACCTGCTCGACTACTGCACGCTCTCCGCCGACCCGGTCGGCCGCCTGGTGCTGGCCATCGCCGGCCGCTCCACCCCGGACCGGATCACCCGTTCGGACCAGATCTGCACCGCGCTCCAGATCATCGAGCACCTCCAGGACGTGGCCGAGGACCTGGGACGCGGCCGGATCTACCTCCCGGCCGAGGACCTGGCGCGCTTCCAGGTCACCGAGGCCGACCTCGCCGCGCCCACCGCCGGCCCCCGGGTCCGCGAGCTGATCGCCTTCGAGGCCGCCCGGGCGCGGACCCTGCTCGATCACGGGGCGCCGCTGGTGGGTACGGTTCGAGGAAGGCTCCGACTGCTGTTGGCGGGATTCACCGCCGGAGGGTACGCGGCCCTGTCGGCCATCGAGGCCGCCGGGTACGACGTACTGGCTCAGCAGGCCAAGCCCGACAAGCGCCGCCTCGCAGTGAAGGCGGCGGCACTCTTCGCGAAGGGAAGGTGA
- a CDS encoding ABC transporter ATP-binding protein, giving the protein MADIATNIKEVPVAAQTAKVPTVVVDDVHIVYKVHGAGAGKGSATSALSRLVSRKKSPSIREVHAVRGISFTAYKGEAIGLIGSNGSGKSTMLAAIAGLLPTERGGIYTNGQPSLLGVNAALMNDLTGERNVVLGCLAMGMTKEEVRSRYQEIVDFSGINDKGDFISLPMRTYSSGMGARLRFSIAAAKTHDVLLIDEALATGDQAFQQRSKERINQLRGAAGTVFLVSHDNNSIREVCERTIWIEHGELVMDGLTEDVVSAYERGERP; this is encoded by the coding sequence GTGGCTGACATCGCGACGAACATCAAGGAGGTGCCGGTGGCCGCACAGACCGCCAAGGTGCCGACCGTGGTCGTGGACGACGTGCACATCGTCTACAAGGTGCACGGCGCGGGCGCCGGCAAGGGCAGCGCGACCTCCGCGCTGAGCCGCCTGGTCTCCCGGAAGAAGTCGCCCTCGATCCGCGAGGTGCACGCGGTGCGGGGCATCAGCTTCACCGCGTACAAGGGCGAGGCGATCGGCCTGATCGGGTCGAACGGCTCCGGCAAGTCGACCATGCTGGCGGCCATCGCGGGCCTGCTGCCGACCGAGCGCGGCGGCATCTACACCAACGGCCAGCCGTCCCTGCTGGGCGTCAACGCCGCGCTGATGAACGACCTCACCGGCGAGCGCAACGTGGTGCTGGGCTGCCTGGCGATGGGCATGACCAAGGAGGAGGTGCGCAGCCGGTACCAGGAGATCGTCGACTTCTCGGGCATCAACGACAAGGGCGACTTCATCTCGCTGCCGATGCGTACGTACTCCTCGGGAATGGGCGCCCGCCTGCGGTTCTCCATCGCGGCGGCCAAGACCCACGACGTGCTGCTGATCGACGAGGCGCTGGCCACCGGCGACCAGGCGTTCCAGCAGCGGAGCAAGGAGCGGATCAACCAGCTCCGCGGGGCCGCAGGCACGGTGTTCCTGGTCAGCCACGACAACAACTCGATCCGCGAGGTCTGCGAGCGGACCATCTGGATCGAGCACGGCGAGCTGGTCATGGACGGTCTGACCGAGGACGTGGTCTCCGCCTACGAGCGGGGCGAGCGCCCCTGA
- a CDS encoding ABC transporter permease, translating into MNVSTVSDSVSLSTPVGADAGLTPKQLAAKYGLEVSGKRPGLIQYVKQLWARRHFIVAFATARLVAQYTTAKLGQVWQVLTPLLNCAVFYLVFGVILKSRETVPVYIAWLCVGVFVFQFSQSAIQSGTRSISDNLGLIRALHFPRASMPVAFTVIQLQQLLISMVVLVAIVLLSGITPGPTWLLIIPALLLQCGFNTGLALVMARVGSKASDISQLMPFILRTWMYVSGVMYSVQAQIANYPPFVRTITELNPASVYMDLMRYAFMPESFSPKAYPGGLNAAGEAQPHWLTLPNHVWMIAVAWAVFAFVLGFVFFWKAEEEYGRG; encoded by the coding sequence ATGAATGTGTCGACAGTGAGTGACTCCGTGAGCCTCTCCACTCCCGTGGGGGCTGATGCGGGTCTGACCCCCAAGCAGCTCGCGGCCAAGTACGGCCTTGAGGTGAGCGGCAAGCGGCCCGGTCTGATCCAGTACGTAAAGCAGCTGTGGGCGCGGCGCCACTTCATCGTGGCCTTCGCCACCGCGCGCCTGGTGGCCCAGTACACGACCGCCAAGCTTGGCCAGGTCTGGCAGGTGCTCACGCCACTGCTGAACTGTGCCGTGTTCTACCTGGTCTTCGGTGTGATCCTGAAGAGCCGGGAGACGGTGCCGGTCTACATCGCGTGGCTGTGCGTCGGCGTCTTCGTCTTCCAGTTCTCGCAGAGCGCCATCCAGTCCGGCACCCGCTCGATCTCCGACAACCTCGGGCTGATCCGGGCGCTGCACTTCCCGCGTGCGTCGATGCCGGTCGCGTTCACCGTCATCCAGCTGCAGCAGCTGCTGATCTCGATGGTCGTGCTGGTCGCGATCGTCCTGCTGAGCGGCATCACGCCCGGCCCCACCTGGCTGCTGATCATCCCCGCGCTGCTGCTGCAGTGCGGCTTCAACACCGGGCTCGCCCTGGTGATGGCGCGGGTCGGTTCCAAGGCCTCGGACATCTCCCAGCTGATGCCGTTCATCCTCCGTACCTGGATGTACGTCTCCGGCGTGATGTACAGCGTGCAGGCGCAGATCGCGAACTACCCCCCGTTCGTCCGGACGATCACCGAGCTCAACCCGGCGTCGGTCTACATGGACCTGATGCGCTACGCGTTCATGCCGGAGAGCTTCAGCCCGAAGGCCTACCCCGGCGGCCTCAACGCCGCAGGGGAGGCCCAGCCGCACTGGCTGACGCTCCCGAACCACGTGTGGATGATCGCCGTCGCCTGGGCCGTCTTCGCCTTCGTGCTCGGCTTTGTGTTCTTCTGGAAGGCGGAGGAGGAGTACGGCCGTGGCTGA
- a CDS encoding glycosyltransferase family 2 protein produces MTAADGFRLGAVIITMGNRPAELNALIDSVRAQQGPEVELAVVGNGAPLPPLPEGVRSVELPENLGIPGGRNVGIELFGQDGRDVDAVLFLDDDGSLPLQDSARLLREAFTADPKLGIVSFRIADPDTGVTQRRHVPRLRASDPLHSSPVTTFLGGASAVRSEVFSTAGQLPADFFYAHEETDLAWRALDAGWSIDYRADIVLHHPTTSPGRHATYLHNVARNRVWLARRNLPALLVPLYLGTWFLLTLARRPSGDAVKAWVGGFRAGWREPCGPRRPMRWRTVWRLTRLGRPPVI; encoded by the coding sequence ATGACGGCGGCGGACGGCTTCCGGCTGGGCGCCGTCATCATCACCATGGGCAACCGCCCGGCGGAGCTGAACGCGCTGATCGACTCGGTCCGGGCCCAGCAGGGCCCCGAGGTCGAGCTCGCCGTGGTCGGCAACGGCGCTCCCCTGCCGCCGCTGCCGGAGGGTGTGCGCAGCGTCGAGCTGCCCGAGAACCTGGGCATCCCGGGCGGGCGCAACGTCGGTATCGAGCTGTTCGGCCAGGACGGGCGGGACGTCGACGCCGTGCTCTTCCTGGACGACGACGGCTCGCTGCCGCTGCAGGACTCGGCCCGGCTGCTGCGGGAGGCCTTCACGGCCGACCCGAAGCTGGGCATCGTCTCGTTCCGGATCGCCGACCCGGACACCGGGGTCACCCAGCGCCGCCACGTCCCCCGGCTGCGCGCCAGCGACCCGCTGCACTCCTCCCCGGTGACCACCTTCCTCGGCGGTGCGAGCGCTGTGCGCAGCGAGGTGTTCAGCACGGCGGGCCAGCTGCCGGCGGACTTCTTCTACGCGCACGAGGAGACCGACCTGGCCTGGCGCGCCCTGGACGCCGGCTGGTCGATCGACTACCGCGCGGACATCGTGCTGCACCACCCGACGACCTCGCCGGGCCGGCACGCCACGTACCTGCACAACGTCGCCCGCAACCGGGTCTGGCTGGCCCGACGGAACCTTCCGGCGCTGCTGGTGCCTCTCTACTTGGGAACCTGGTTCCTGCTCACGCTGGCCCGCCGTCCGTCCGGTGACGCGGTCAAGGCCTGGGTGGGCGGGTTCCGGGCCGGATGGCGGGAACCCTGCGGGCCTCGCCGTCCGATGCGATGGCGTACTGTATGGCGATTGACCAGGTTGGGCAGACCGCCAGTCATCTGA